One genomic segment of Spirochaetaceae bacterium includes these proteins:
- a CDS encoding ABC transporter substrate-binding protein, whose amino-acid sequence MNIAQITRVFAVALVVVLTATGLWATGAEEAPAAAADKEYVTDPTTGKVVVAPQYGGTITFVDNGSAGTVTDYYVSGAGPKNVQLFMEKLGIANWAIDRDVWPYNTQHIPDFALTGRLAESWEQPDLDTIIFKIRQGVHWHDKPPMNGRELTAADVEWSFHRLLGLGSGFTEPAPTVWALPQFRTKSVTATDQYTVVFELDLPAPWALNRILRGDNTAILPREVIEQYGDYNDWRNVVGTGPFMLTDHVEGTSWTYVKNPDYWGYDEKYPDNRLPYVDEIQRLISKEQATILAMMRTGKADYIGYGGDTQITSIDAATSLQETNPDLNLWPYSYRAETAMAFNTQISPWNDIRVRRAIQMAIDLETINRTYHQGWANPAAAAALGDAMVGYVTPFEEWPDDLKGYYTYDPERAEALLDEAGYPRGADGIRFETVYGHLDRGDFDLDYFQIVMEYLRAIGIDIEVEKLPVAQWRSYINDHLGEGLFLAVHNADYITAIDVFYSTNGWNPSNVNDPVFDATMDAFRAATATEEQQRLVREAVMRIAEQHWTIAGPRVPSFIVTQPWLVGYSGEVELGEMDRAIILSRLWIDQDLKAEMGS is encoded by the coding sequence ATGAATATTGCACAAATCACCAGGGTCTTCGCGGTTGCGCTGGTCGTGGTCCTGACCGCAACCGGCCTGTGGGCCACTGGCGCGGAAGAGGCACCGGCAGCGGCCGCCGACAAGGAGTATGTGACCGACCCCACCACCGGCAAGGTGGTGGTGGCGCCACAGTACGGCGGGACGATCACCTTCGTCGACAACGGGTCCGCGGGTACGGTCACCGACTACTACGTGAGTGGGGCTGGGCCAAAGAACGTCCAGCTCTTCATGGAGAAGCTGGGTATTGCGAACTGGGCAATAGATCGGGACGTATGGCCCTATAACACACAGCACATCCCTGACTTTGCCTTGACCGGGCGGCTGGCGGAAAGCTGGGAGCAACCCGACCTGGACACCATTATCTTCAAAATCCGGCAGGGCGTGCACTGGCATGACAAGCCACCGATGAACGGTCGGGAGCTGACCGCCGCGGACGTCGAATGGAGCTTTCATCGCCTGCTGGGACTGGGCAGCGGCTTCACCGAACCCGCCCCAACGGTCTGGGCTCTGCCCCAATTCAGAACCAAGTCGGTAACCGCAACCGACCAGTATACGGTTGTTTTCGAGCTGGACCTGCCAGCCCCCTGGGCGCTGAATCGGATCCTCCGTGGAGATAACACCGCCATACTGCCGCGCGAGGTAATCGAGCAATACGGCGACTATAATGATTGGCGGAACGTGGTCGGCACCGGACCCTTCATGCTGACTGACCACGTCGAGGGCACCTCCTGGACCTACGTCAAGAATCCCGACTACTGGGGCTATGACGAAAAGTACCCGGACAACCGGCTGCCCTATGTTGACGAGATACAACGCCTGATATCGAAGGAACAAGCCACCATTCTGGCGATGATGAGAACGGGAAAGGCTGATTACATCGGTTACGGCGGCGACACGCAGATTACTTCAATCGATGCGGCAACGAGCCTGCAGGAGACCAACCCGGACCTGAACCTGTGGCCATACTCATACCGTGCGGAGACGGCTATGGCCTTCAACACGCAGATATCGCCCTGGAACGACATCAGGGTACGCCGCGCAATACAGATGGCAATCGACCTTGAGACGATTAACCGGACCTATCACCAGGGTTGGGCAAATCCGGCCGCTGCAGCGGCTCTAGGGGACGCCATGGTCGGGTATGTCACTCCATTTGAAGAGTGGCCCGACGATCTCAAGGGATACTATACCTATGACCCGGAACGGGCAGAAGCTTTGCTTGACGAGGCTGGATATCCGCGCGGCGCCGACGGCATTCGATTCGAAACAGTCTACGGTCACTTGGATCGCGGCGACTTCGATTTGGACTATTTCCAGATAGTCATGGAGTACTTGCGTGCCATTGGTATTGATATCGAGGTGGAGAAACTTCCGGTGGCGCAGTGGCGGTCTTATATTAATGACCATCTGGGGGAAGGTCTGTTTCTTGCCGTACACAACGCCGACTACATAACCGCAATAGACGTTTTTTACTCGACCAATGGATGGAACCCATCCAACGTCAACGACCCGGTTTTTGACGCCACAATGGACGCCTTCCGAGCCGCTACTGCAACCGAGGAGCAGCAGAGGCTGGTGCGGGAAGCAGTTATGCGCATAGCGGAGCAGCACTGGACCATAGCGGGACCGAGAGTTCCAAGTTTCATCGTCACCCAACCCTGGCTGGTGGGTTACAGCGGTGAAGTCGAGCTGGGGGAAATGGACCGCGCGATCATACTTTCCCGCCTCTGGATCGACCAGGATCTGAAGGCGGAAATGGGCTCGTGA